cagccagtaaataagaataaataatttattaaaaaaaaaagtcagtacaTATACCTGTTGTTCATTTGTATGtctcttttggagaaatgtctattcaagttcttagctcattttttcatttggttATTAGTTCTTTTGCTACTGAGTTGCAgcaattctttatatattttagagattaaccccttatcaaatacagTAAAACCCTGGCTTGTGAGCATAATTCGTTCTGGAAACATGcctgtaatccaaagcacttgtatatcaaagtgaatttccccataagaaataatggaaactcagatgattcattccacaacccaaaaatattcttataaaaatgATTTCAATACTCTAatgtaatacaaaataataaagaaaatacaaaatataaagaaaaataaacaaattaacctgcacttaccttttaaaactttcGTGGTTGGTGTGAGGGAgataagagagaggagggttattgtgtaagatgactttcactatcactaacagactcactgctatctattggctcaatggattcttcttctttttgtgcaactttaacaaggaacctatccaatgacacttgcttttgcctccttttgaggattctgcagaaatgtgacattgcattgtcattaaacagattcattgctcgcactgctacagccttattcgggtggtgcttttctacaaaattttgcactgtttcccacatttttcaCATCTACCTAATCTCATTTgacttcctccacctttttctcctcctcctctgtagaCGAGATCTCCTCTATAACCTCTTGTTGTTGCTCACGATGCAAATCTATCAGTTTgtcggtggtcagctcctggccatgTTCCTCTACCAGCTCTTGAAAGTCATCCTCATTCACCTCCAGTCCCACTGTCTTCTGCAAGGACACAATTTCATTGACAACTGGCGGCTCCTGTTCATGAGCAAgcccctctaagtcatctccAAGAACACAATTAGGCCACAGTTTTCTCCAAGCAGAATTGGAGAAATCCCGCAGCAAGagagttgtgatcatgtgacgtttGGCATCACGtactactcatattgcaagacattgcttgtttatcaagttaaaatttattagaaatgtttgcttgtcttgcagaacactcacagaacaagttacttgcaatccaaggttttactgtatatgttttgcaaatatttttcccattccataggctgcctTTGCATTTCCTTTGATTGTTTCCCTTAcatgtagaagctttttagtttggcaTAGTCCCACTtgtctctttttgcttttgttgcctgtgcttttggtgtcatatccatgaTATCATTGCCAAGaacaatgtcatgaagctttccccCTTGTTTTTTTTCTAGCAATTTAACAGTTTcaggtctttaatctgttttgagttgattttttttgtataaggttctaatttcattcttttgcatgctgACATCCAATTTTCTCAACAAcatttttatttcccccattttgtaTTCTTGGTACTCTTGTCAAATATCAGCTGAcatatatgcatggatttattcctggctctctattctgttccataggCCTATATGTGTGTCTTTATGCCAAGAccacactgttttggttactgtagctttgtaatatattttgaaatcagaatgtgtgatgcctccaggtttgttcttctttctcaagattgataTGATTATTTGtggccttttgtggttccatccAAATTTAgagttgttttttatttctgtaaaaaatgccactggaattttgatagggactgcattatCAACATCAGTAAtcttcagggaaatgtaaatcaaagccacagtgagacatcatcttacacctgttaggatgactattatccaaaaaaacaaagacaagtgctggtgaggatgtggagagattgGAACTGAATTTAAATGTAAGTGTAAATACAGAGCAAATTTCGAAGacttcatattaaaaaaagtaaaatattttgaatatattttgattaaatatcttttgaaatcaatttctcccccccttttttttacctttttaaaatgtgactactataaaattttaaattatatacatggCTCATGTTATATTTTTGTTGGAACACACTGTTCTAATACCATGAGTCTTCTCATTGAAATCAAGTTTGGCAAAGTAAGTTTGCCAATGTTTGAATCCCAAAAACTGCAAAGAACATACCAATATGTTGGACTTTTTTATCAATGACGTCGCAGTGGTATGGCCACCGTGTTGGGCTCAGTGGACCAGAAGAAGAGACACCATATAAATCTCGTGGTTCACGAAGACGTGGCACCCATCTCCCTAGCTGATATTCCAATAGTATTTGTGTAGTCCGGGGGAAAAATGAGCCACTAATACAGTCAGCTGAAAAAGGATTCAAACACAATCATGAGTAATAAGAAGGAAAACCCCAATTCCTATAACTTTTTTACACAgtctatttttttcccaatagCATTAATTTATGAATACTTATGGATAttgttataaatatgttatacttcatgggatttaaaaaaacaaaagtactaATGACATTTTGTAATAATTAATATTCACAATAGACAGAAAATAACTGTTGACTTCACTATTAATGTATGCTAAATTCTCATTGCTACTCCAAAGACGTTTGTTTCTTGAAGCTTTTTAAGCAAATTCTCTACTGCTGAGCCTTCTTAAACTTAATCATACTGAGACAACACTTGTCTAATGCGTTAAATGACACTCACTGACCATAATTCCTCACCACCTACTGGAACTATGTTCTCAGAGGTTGCTACTGAACTCTGTTACAACTTTTCAGTTCTCATTCTAGGGCCACTCTGTGACACAACCCCAGGACATAATTTTCATAGAATACAATGGGGTTGCCCCAAGTAGGTAATGCAGTGGCCCTCTTTCAATGGGATAATTGTGGGACATCAATTTGATGTTGATAATCATCCCTCCTTAAGCTCATTCCCCTTGTTTTTTTTATGATGCTACACTTCCtagttttctttctatatttcacataCTTGGTTCTCCATTTTGTCTCACTGACTCCCCTTGCTCTTTTACTTCTGAAATGTGGCTTTTTAGCTAGATTTAATTCTTGGCTATTTTTTGTATAACAGCAGATACAGCAATTGGACTAGGAGTCAGACAAACTGATTTCTATTCTAACACTGTTTCTATATGATTTTGGTTGGCCATGGCGGCCTCTTTGAACATAAATCTTACTATATGTAAATAAGGGATAACATTACCTTCCATTGCTACTTCTCAGGATTCTTACATAGATTCACTTATCCAGCAGTAATTAATCATCTAGTGTTCCATTATGTGAATAGACTACATTTTGCCTAATTTACAGTATGACTCAAAAATGGCAAGGTAGCTATTTatgagttagaaaataaaattagatccaTACCTCTATTTGTAAATTATAGAGATATTAAATACCAAAATACAAACAAGTAGATAAAAGTACTTAAAGGAAATTTAGATGATTATATTCATGACCCTGGTGTAGGAAAGGCCTTTGTAgcttaaaaagatataaaaataaagagcCACAAATGAATAATGACAAACTTAACATCAAAATAATtctaaacaacagaaacaacatAAACAAAGTTAACAAAGGATTACTATGAATGCACAATTTATAACAAGGTGGAATATAAATAGTCAGGCATATGAAATAACACTCAATTTCTATAGCAATCAAGGAATTGTTAGTTAAAATAGTGAGGTACCTTCTTTCTTCCAACAGATAGGcaaaatttgaaagagaaaaaggtgGGGAAAGAAGTCTACAAAATAGTACTATAAACTTTCTGTAAGTATGGTGACCATTGTCAGCACACACACCAGGCAGTGCCACAATAACGTGCAGCAGCTGAGTGCTGAATCTTGGGCACACAGGCCCTGGTGAGGACTATGGAGCAACCTATTTCCCAGTGAAAgtatgctggctctgcccactccACACTGCAGCTCAGCACCAGATCTGGGTAGACAGGTCCAGGGAGAAGTATGCCACAGACGCAGCTCAGATCCCAGGCAGCAGCACAGCCACCTCAATTTCTGC
The window above is part of the Hippopotamus amphibius kiboko isolate mHipAmp2 chromosome 4, mHipAmp2.hap2, whole genome shotgun sequence genome. Proteins encoded here:
- the AGBL3 gene encoding cytosolic carboxypeptidase 3 isoform X8 encodes the protein MSEDSEKEDYSDRTISDEDESDEDTFMKFVNEDIHQCTLLTADCISGSFFPRTTQILLEYQLGRWVPRLREPRDLYGVSSSGPLSPTRWPYHCDVIDKKVQHIEDSGTGGE